The Leifsonia williamsii genome includes a region encoding these proteins:
- a CDS encoding alpha-hydroxy-acid oxidizing protein gives MTSSPGREAQSEVYRAGVAGRRPRVPVSGAALEHAARQRMSRAGFAYIAGSAGLERTADANAEAFRRHRIVPRVLRDVSSRDLSVELFGVRRPTPLLLAPIGVLELARRGGDAAAARAAAALGIPAVLSNQASEPMEAVAAAMDAVTPGASRWFQLYWSSSRELVASLVERAEAAGCEAIVVTLDTHLLGWRPRDLGLGYLPFSHGLGIAQYTSDPVFQGLVRERVARSRASGETRARTSPTPAAVAAFASILRHHPGALRAKLRSGEPLAAVETFLDVFADPSLTWDDLAFLRERTRLPIVLKGVLHPDDARRALDAGIDGVQVSNHGGRQIDGEVAALDALPAVAEAVAGRVPVLFDSGVRGGADVLIALALGATAVAIGRPYAYALAVAGEAGVRELLRNTIAELDITLGLTGLRSVAEVDASVLGA, from the coding sequence ATGACGTCGAGCCCAGGTCGCGAAGCCCAGTCCGAGGTCTACCGGGCGGGTGTGGCCGGCAGGCGGCCGCGCGTCCCGGTGTCCGGGGCCGCGCTGGAGCACGCCGCGCGGCAGCGGATGAGCCGCGCGGGGTTCGCGTACATCGCCGGCTCCGCCGGGCTCGAGCGCACCGCCGACGCCAACGCCGAGGCGTTCCGGCGCCACCGCATCGTGCCGCGGGTGCTGCGGGACGTCAGCAGCCGTGATCTCTCCGTCGAGCTGTTCGGCGTCCGCCGGCCGACCCCGCTGCTGCTCGCGCCGATCGGGGTGCTGGAGCTGGCCCGGCGCGGCGGCGACGCAGCCGCGGCCAGGGCGGCGGCAGCGCTCGGCATACCGGCGGTCCTGTCGAACCAGGCCTCGGAGCCGATGGAGGCGGTGGCCGCCGCGATGGACGCGGTGACGCCCGGCGCCTCCCGCTGGTTCCAGCTGTACTGGAGCTCGTCGCGCGAGCTGGTGGCGAGTCTCGTGGAGCGGGCGGAGGCCGCCGGCTGCGAGGCGATCGTCGTCACCCTCGACACGCATCTGCTGGGCTGGCGGCCGCGCGACCTCGGTCTCGGCTACCTGCCGTTCAGTCATGGGCTGGGTATCGCGCAGTACACGAGCGACCCCGTGTTCCAGGGGCTCGTGCGGGAGCGGGTCGCACGCTCGCGGGCGAGCGGGGAGACGCGCGCTCGCACCTCGCCGACGCCCGCGGCGGTGGCGGCGTTCGCGAGCATCCTCCGGCACCATCCCGGCGCGTTGCGTGCGAAGCTGCGGTCGGGCGAGCCCCTGGCCGCGGTGGAGACCTTCCTCGATGTCTTCGCCGATCCGTCGCTGACCTGGGACGACCTCGCCTTCCTGCGCGAGCGCACCCGCCTCCCCATCGTGCTGAAGGGCGTGCTGCACCCCGACGACGCCCGCCGCGCGCTGGACGCCGGCATCGACGGTGTGCAGGTCTCCAACCACGGCGGCCGGCAGATCGACGGGGAGGTCGCGGCGCTGGACGCCCTCCCCGCGGTGGCGGAGGCGGTCGCGGGTCGCGTGCCGGTGCTGTTCGACAGCGGGGTGCGCGGGGGCGCGGACGTGCTGATCGCCCTGGCGCTGGGCGCGACCGCCGTCGCGATCGGTCGTCCGTACGCCTACGCGCTGGCGGTCGCCGGGGAGGCCGGCGTCCGCGAGCTGCTGCGCAACACCATCGCGGAGCTCGACATCACCCTGGGCCTCACCGGGTTGCGCAGCGTGGCGGAGGTGGACGCCTCCGTACTCGGGGCGTAG
- a CDS encoding phosphatase PAP2 family protein — MAPRNTLATGTVRRLPQPRHWVLLSALGALAVLTLGFAVKLLPGVLGTELALDEELTDHQHTLLNIVGVVLSTVFSPVGAAVILAVSCTWLLLVRRAPMDALAFGGITAAGWLSPEVFKVLVGEPRPDAALLDHPLLAEAGHDSFPSGHTAFVAAYAIACWVLARGGRWERAAAVAGTLAVAVMAASRLYVSAHYLTDVIGSVLVALTAAIVFCGLWNRFAGRLLPRLAGARPLGPDPEARL, encoded by the coding sequence ATGGCACCACGGAACACGCTCGCCACGGGCACCGTCCGGCGGCTCCCGCAGCCGCGGCACTGGGTGCTGCTGAGCGCGCTCGGCGCGTTGGCGGTGCTGACCCTCGGGTTCGCGGTGAAGCTGCTCCCCGGCGTCCTCGGGACCGAGCTCGCGCTCGACGAGGAGCTGACCGACCACCAGCACACGCTGCTGAACATCGTGGGAGTGGTGCTCTCCACGGTGTTCTCGCCGGTCGGCGCAGCGGTCATCCTCGCCGTCTCGTGCACCTGGCTGCTGCTCGTCCGCCGGGCGCCGATGGATGCCCTGGCCTTCGGCGGCATCACGGCGGCCGGCTGGCTCTCCCCCGAGGTGTTCAAGGTGCTCGTCGGCGAGCCGCGTCCGGACGCCGCCCTCCTGGACCACCCGCTGCTCGCCGAGGCCGGGCACGACAGCTTCCCGAGCGGGCACACCGCGTTCGTCGCCGCCTACGCCATCGCCTGCTGGGTGCTGGCCCGTGGCGGGCGCTGGGAGCGGGCGGCAGCGGTCGCAGGAACGCTCGCGGTGGCGGTCATGGCGGCCTCCCGGCTGTACGTGAGCGCCCACTACCTCACAGACGTGATCGGCTCGGTTCTCGTCGCCCTCACGGCCGCGATCGTCTTCTGCGGCCTCTGGAACCGGTTCGCAGGGAGGCTGCTTCCGCGGCTCGCCGGGGCCCGGCCGCTCGGACCGGACCCCGAGGCACGTCTCTAG
- a CDS encoding SRPBCC family protein — MRRIVNTIDIAASPHAIYAALRDLGTYPTWLRHSLVYRGTTTKAGADPTYQDSTMLGRMPGSLIADTPDHELRFHQRKPSGALDAVIEYDVADDGTTELTRVTRIGELTTHGVLRAVQPVLVRMAAAESRRTMAALKAHVEAAPPASPTARHEG; from the coding sequence ATGAGACGCATCGTGAACACCATCGACATCGCGGCGTCCCCGCACGCGATCTACGCGGCCCTCCGCGACCTCGGCACCTACCCCACCTGGCTCCGGCACTCGCTGGTGTACCGCGGCACCACCACGAAGGCGGGGGCGGATCCGACATATCAGGACTCCACCATGCTGGGCAGGATGCCGGGCTCCCTGATCGCGGACACGCCCGACCACGAGCTCCGCTTCCACCAGCGCAAGCCGTCCGGCGCGCTCGACGCGGTGATCGAGTATGACGTCGCCGACGACGGCACGACGGAGCTGACGCGCGTCACCCGCATCGGCGAGCTGACCACGCACGGTGTCCTGCGCGCCGTGCAACCGGTGCTCGTGCGCATGGCGGCCGCCGAGAGCCGCCGCACGATGGCGGCGCTGAAGGCGCATGTGGAGGCGGCACCGCCCGCCAGCCCCACCGCACGGCACGAAGGCTGA
- a CDS encoding ATP-dependent DNA ligase: MGYLMYDSTTRIDFEDRVLAHIEVAIISKLRRRESFALSWRESSDGGNGRSTVWMDVSIPLRFRYEGSRPPKLDRDWVERLLSSASSSSGLLVTDEDGEPAPGHTHEKLL, from the coding sequence GTGGGCTACCTGATGTACGACAGCACGACCCGCATCGACTTCGAGGATCGCGTCCTGGCGCACATCGAGGTCGCCATCATCAGCAAGCTGCGCCGCCGCGAGTCGTTCGCACTGAGCTGGCGGGAGTCCTCCGACGGCGGCAACGGCCGCAGCACGGTGTGGATGGACGTCAGCATCCCGCTGCGCTTCCGGTACGAGGGCTCGCGGCCGCCCAAGCTCGACCGCGACTGGGTCGAACGGCTGCTCTCCTCCGCCTCCAGCTCGTCGGGGCTGCTCGTCACCGACGAGGACGGGGAGCCGGCGCCCGGGCATACGCACGAGAAGCTGCTCTGA
- a CDS encoding APC family permease: METRLARRLTLGDAVVIGLGSMIGAGVFSAFTPAAAAAGAGLLVGLAIAGFIAFCNATSSAQLAAQYPTSGGTYIYGRERLGEWWGFFAGWSFVVGKTASSAAMALTFATYLVPDAVVKPVAVAAVVALTVVNTLGVTRTALLTRILVAISLIALTVVVVIGLTNSTPSAAVAGPPLTVSGMLQASGFLFFAFAGYARVATMGEEVVRPARTIPRAIVIALGIVLVVYALVAVAALHAIGPAGLAASRAPLAEVAASAGIPGPGFVVQLGAAAAALGALLAMIAGIGRTGLAMARHGDLPVWFSAVHPRFRVPYRAELALGAVVCLLIVITDLRGAIGFSSFGVLLYYFVANVSALTQKKDHRRYPRILAVAGAVGCVVLVAALPLPSIVAGVAVVAAGVLYRAVRLVVARG, from the coding sequence GTGGAGACGCGTCTGGCCCGCCGGTTGACCCTCGGCGACGCCGTCGTCATCGGCCTCGGCTCGATGATCGGCGCCGGCGTCTTCAGCGCCTTCACGCCCGCCGCCGCGGCCGCGGGCGCCGGTCTGCTCGTCGGGCTGGCGATCGCGGGGTTCATCGCCTTCTGCAACGCGACGTCCTCCGCACAGCTCGCCGCGCAGTATCCGACCTCTGGCGGCACCTACATCTACGGCCGGGAGCGGCTGGGCGAGTGGTGGGGCTTCTTCGCAGGGTGGTCCTTCGTGGTCGGCAAGACCGCGAGCTCCGCCGCGATGGCGCTCACCTTCGCCACCTACCTCGTGCCGGACGCGGTGGTGAAGCCGGTCGCGGTGGCGGCCGTCGTCGCCCTCACCGTCGTGAACACGCTCGGCGTCACGCGCACGGCGCTGCTGACGCGCATCCTCGTCGCGATCTCCCTCATCGCCCTCACGGTCGTGGTGGTGATCGGGCTGACGAACAGCACGCCGTCCGCCGCGGTCGCCGGGCCGCCGCTCACGGTCTCCGGCATGCTGCAGGCCTCCGGGTTCCTGTTCTTCGCCTTCGCCGGGTACGCCAGGGTGGCGACGATGGGGGAGGAGGTGGTGCGCCCCGCGCGGACGATCCCGCGCGCGATCGTCATCGCCCTGGGCATCGTGCTCGTCGTCTACGCGCTGGTGGCCGTCGCCGCGCTGCACGCCATCGGACCGGCCGGGCTCGCCGCGTCGCGGGCGCCGCTGGCCGAGGTCGCGGCCTCGGCCGGCATCCCCGGGCCCGGGTTCGTGGTCCAGCTCGGCGCGGCGGCGGCCGCGCTCGGCGCCCTGCTCGCGATGATCGCCGGCATCGGCCGGACCGGTCTCGCCATGGCCAGGCACGGCGACCTGCCGGTCTGGTTCTCGGCCGTGCACCCCCGGTTCCGAGTGCCCTACCGCGCCGAGCTCGCACTCGGGGCGGTCGTCTGCCTCCTCATCGTCATCACCGACCTGCGGGGCGCGATCGGCTTCTCCTCGTTCGGGGTCCTGCTCTACTACTTCGTCGCCAACGTGTCGGCGTTGACGCAGAAGAAGGACCATCGACGCTACCCGCGCATCCTCGCCGTCGCGGGCGCGGTCGGCTGCGTCGTGCTTGTCGCCGCGCTCCCGCTCCCGTCGATCGTGGCGGGGGTGGCCGTGGTGGCGGCGGGCGTGCTCTACCGGGCGGTCCGGCTCGTGGTCGCGCGCGGGTGA
- a CDS encoding MBL fold metallo-hydrolase produces MLHQVADGVHVHQSAFIRSNTVVVEGAHGVLLVDPGITADELADLAHDLRERSRPVVAGFSTHPDWDHVLWHPDLGDAPRYGTALGAETMAAFLAQPDWRSQLVPFLPPEYADEIPVEGLGAITALPDGADRLPWDGPEARVLEHRGHAAGHAALLLPEARVLIAGDMLSDLLMPFLDLSADDPLGDYSAALDLFDSIAGGVEVVVPGHGNVGDARALRERLDLDRAYVRALAAGETPDDPRIGPDAPVDWLPAVNEWQVQRLAQRD; encoded by the coding sequence ATGCTGCATCAGGTGGCCGACGGCGTTCACGTGCACCAGAGCGCATTCATCCGGAGCAACACGGTCGTCGTCGAGGGCGCGCACGGCGTGCTGCTCGTCGACCCCGGGATCACCGCGGACGAGCTCGCCGACCTCGCGCACGACCTCCGCGAGCGCTCCAGGCCGGTCGTGGCGGGCTTCTCGACCCATCCCGACTGGGACCACGTGCTGTGGCATCCCGACCTCGGCGACGCGCCGCGGTACGGCACGGCGCTGGGGGCGGAGACGATGGCCGCGTTCCTCGCCCAGCCGGACTGGCGCTCGCAGCTCGTCCCCTTCCTGCCGCCCGAGTACGCCGATGAGATCCCGGTCGAGGGGCTGGGCGCGATCACCGCGCTGCCGGACGGCGCCGACCGCCTCCCCTGGGACGGCCCGGAGGCTCGGGTGCTCGAGCACCGCGGTCACGCGGCGGGTCACGCGGCGCTGCTGCTGCCGGAGGCGCGAGTCCTGATCGCCGGCGACATGCTCTCGGACCTCCTGATGCCGTTCCTCGACCTCAGCGCCGACGACCCGCTCGGCGACTACAGCGCGGCGCTCGACCTGTTCGACTCGATCGCCGGCGGGGTGGAGGTCGTCGTCCCCGGCCACGGGAACGTCGGCGACGCCCGCGCCCTGCGTGAGCGGCTGGACCTCGACCGCGCGTACGTGCGAGCGCTCGCCGCGGGCGAGACGCCCGACGACCCCCGCATCGGCCCGGATGCGCCGGTCGACTGGCTGCCGGCCGTCAACGAATGGCAGGTGCAGCGGCTGGCGCAGCGCGACTAG
- a CDS encoding dihydrofolate reductase family protein produces MSTTLTVDFFCTLDGYGSANGWPGYWGKEGPEIREDRVRTLEEDQVLVFGATTFRLFREFVTAFDEPYYDRMNALPKIVFSRTLEEPLGWANSTVLREDAVTAIDRLKRTTDVPLRSHGSIALNRALLAAGLVDRLEVTVFPAITGRAGYAALFHDGAEFDLDLLDTTVLDGRTVKLVYAPHLHEAVPEGAGPRPRASR; encoded by the coding sequence ATGAGCACCACGCTGACAGTCGACTTCTTCTGCACCCTCGACGGCTACGGCTCCGCGAACGGCTGGCCGGGCTACTGGGGCAAGGAGGGGCCGGAGATCCGGGAGGACCGCGTGCGCACGCTGGAGGAGGACCAGGTGCTCGTGTTCGGCGCCACCACCTTCCGGCTGTTCCGGGAGTTCGTGACCGCGTTCGACGAGCCGTACTACGACCGCATGAACGCGCTGCCGAAGATCGTCTTCTCGCGCACGCTCGAGGAGCCGCTCGGCTGGGCGAACTCGACCGTGCTCCGCGAGGACGCCGTGACGGCGATCGACCGGCTCAAGCGCACCACCGATGTGCCGCTGCGCTCGCACGGCAGCATCGCGCTGAACCGCGCGCTGCTGGCAGCGGGACTGGTCGACCGGCTGGAGGTGACCGTGTTCCCGGCGATCACCGGACGCGCCGGCTACGCCGCGCTCTTCCACGACGGCGCCGAGTTCGACCTCGATCTGCTCGACACGACCGTGCTCGACGGCCGCACGGTGAAGCTCGTCTACGCCCCGCACCTCCACGAGGCCGTGCCGGAGGGCGCCGGCCCGCGGCCCCGGGCATCGCGCTAG
- a CDS encoding YciI family protein: MQYLVNVIDNRSESGTEEEAVAIDAFNDRLRAGGHWVFAAGLADPSVSTVIDNRGDAPLITDGPFVETKEWAAGFWIIEAPDLDVALRLMVDGSKACNRRLEVRPLLAEPAPRS, translated from the coding sequence ATGCAGTACCTCGTCAACGTCATCGACAACCGCAGCGAGTCCGGGACGGAGGAGGAGGCGGTCGCGATCGACGCCTTCAACGACCGGCTCCGCGCGGGCGGCCACTGGGTGTTCGCGGCCGGGCTCGCCGACCCGTCCGTCTCGACCGTCATCGACAACCGCGGCGACGCCCCGCTGATCACCGACGGGCCCTTCGTCGAGACCAAGGAGTGGGCGGCCGGCTTCTGGATCATCGAGGCGCCGGACCTCGACGTCGCGCTGCGGCTGATGGTCGACGGCTCGAAGGCGTGCAACCGGCGGCTGGAGGTGCGGCCGCTGCTGGCGGAGCCGGCACCGCGCTCGTGA
- a CDS encoding RNA polymerase sigma factor, translated as MTGARATGARDAQTHAALARAHREEWARVVATLAKRFGSLDVAEEAAAEAFATASARWPADGVPPNPGAWLTTTATRTAIDRFRRESIRDARHREAMLVHGADPEPLGAIDDDRLRLIFICCHPALGMEARVALTLRMVGGLSVPEIARAFLVQDTTMGARITRAKAKIAAAGIPYRMPDAADLPARVDGVLAVLYLIFNEGYLPGATGATTATTATSPMREELTGEAIRLTRLVHALLPADGEVAGLLALMLLTEARRAARVSGAGELVPLGEQDRTRWDRAMIAEGHAIVRARLDAGEPPGRYQLLAAVNAVHTDGAATDWAQVVALYDQLTRLDGSPIVRLNRAFAVGERDGPATGLALVDDLAPPLDGYHAFHAARAELLRQLGRTEEAAAAYDAALALAGNPAELAYLRRRREECGREA; from the coding sequence GTGACGGGCGCACGCGCGACCGGCGCCCGCGACGCACAGACCCACGCCGCCTTGGCGCGCGCTCACCGCGAGGAGTGGGCCCGGGTGGTCGCAACGCTCGCCAAGCGCTTCGGCAGCCTCGATGTCGCCGAGGAGGCGGCGGCCGAGGCGTTCGCGACCGCCTCCGCCCGCTGGCCCGCCGACGGCGTGCCGCCGAACCCGGGCGCCTGGCTCACCACCACGGCGACCCGCACCGCCATCGACCGCTTCCGCCGCGAGAGCATCCGCGACGCCCGGCACAGGGAGGCCATGCTCGTGCACGGCGCAGACCCCGAACCGCTCGGCGCGATCGACGACGACCGGCTGCGGCTGATCTTCATCTGCTGCCACCCCGCGCTCGGGATGGAGGCCAGGGTCGCCCTGACCCTGCGGATGGTCGGCGGTCTGAGCGTGCCGGAGATCGCCCGCGCCTTCCTCGTGCAGGACACGACCATGGGCGCCCGCATCACTCGCGCCAAGGCGAAGATCGCCGCGGCCGGCATCCCGTACCGCATGCCGGACGCCGCGGACCTCCCGGCGCGCGTCGACGGCGTGCTCGCGGTGCTGTACCTGATCTTCAACGAGGGCTACCTCCCCGGAGCGACGGGAGCGACGACGGCGACGACGGCGACGTCGCCGATGCGCGAGGAGCTCACCGGCGAGGCGATCCGGCTCACCCGGCTGGTGCATGCCCTCCTCCCGGCCGACGGCGAGGTCGCGGGCCTCCTCGCGCTCATGCTGCTGACCGAGGCGCGCCGTGCCGCGCGCGTGTCGGGGGCGGGGGAGCTGGTGCCGCTGGGGGAGCAGGACCGCACCCGCTGGGACCGCGCCATGATCGCCGAGGGCCACGCGATCGTCCGCGCGCGGCTCGACGCGGGTGAGCCTCCCGGCCGTTACCAGCTCCTCGCCGCCGTCAACGCCGTGCACACCGACGGCGCCGCGACGGACTGGGCGCAGGTGGTCGCGCTGTACGACCAGCTCACGCGGCTCGACGGCTCGCCGATCGTGCGGCTCAACCGCGCGTTCGCGGTGGGGGAGCGGGACGGCCCGGCGACCGGGCTCGCGCTCGTCGACGACCTGGCGCCCCCGCTCGACGGCTACCACGCCTTCCACGCTGCCCGTGCGGAGCTGTTGCGGCAGCTCGGGCGCACCGAGGAGGCGGCCGCGGCCTACGACGCCGCCCTCGCGCTCGCGGGGAACCCGGCCGAGCTGGCGTACCTGCGGCGGAGGCGGGAGGAGTGCGGGCGGGAGGCGTGA
- a CDS encoding epoxide hydrolase family protein, with product MTPTPFRLHVPDAVLTELRERLEHTRYVQSIGGARGPSPARPAGLGGDRLRALVDRWLAFDWRGEEARLAGYEQYTAEVRGHRLHFVRVRPERPAAVTVPLLLLHGWPSAFTEYLPLADALAERATDDLAFDIVVPSLPGFVFSELPAEPLTRRAIGEDLHALMTVALGFERYAAFGGDIGGGAATWLGALHPEAIIGLQLIHPPFPDDEPQSDEERVFLEALEAYDESDSGYSEIMGTRPDTIAAALADSPAGLLAWIADKWDDWADGGLAAVDEAELFRVATLYWVTGTIGTSFQQYFDWPLNERRPPITAPVGVLLSKEPFLRDYPRSLVERAVADLRSFEVPETGGHFLGAEQPAATAEAIRRFFGAL from the coding sequence ATGACGCCAACACCGTTCCGCCTCCATGTGCCCGACGCCGTACTCACCGAGCTGCGCGAGCGTTTAGAGCACACCCGTTATGTACAGAGCATCGGCGGCGCCCGCGGGCCTTCGCCTGCCCGTCCGGCCGGGCTGGGCGGTGACCGCCTCCGGGCGCTGGTCGACCGCTGGCTGGCGTTCGACTGGCGGGGCGAGGAGGCGCGGCTCGCCGGCTACGAGCAGTACACGGCGGAGGTGCGCGGCCACCGCCTCCACTTCGTCCGGGTACGGCCGGAGCGCCCGGCGGCGGTCACCGTACCGCTCCTGCTGCTGCACGGGTGGCCCAGCGCCTTCACCGAGTACCTGCCGCTCGCGGACGCGCTGGCGGAGCGCGCGACGGACGACCTCGCCTTCGACATCGTGGTGCCGTCCCTTCCCGGCTTCGTGTTCTCCGAGCTGCCCGCCGAGCCGCTGACGCGCCGCGCGATCGGGGAGGACCTGCACGCCCTCATGACCGTAGCGCTCGGCTTCGAGCGCTACGCCGCGTTCGGCGGAGACATCGGCGGGGGAGCGGCCACCTGGCTCGGCGCGCTGCACCCGGAGGCCATCATCGGCCTCCAGCTGATCCATCCGCCGTTCCCGGACGACGAACCGCAGAGCGACGAGGAGCGCGTGTTCCTCGAGGCGTTGGAGGCGTACGACGAGTCGGACAGCGGCTACAGCGAGATCATGGGCACGCGGCCCGACACCATCGCCGCGGCCCTCGCGGACTCGCCGGCGGGCCTGCTGGCGTGGATCGCCGACAAGTGGGACGACTGGGCCGACGGCGGCCTGGCCGCGGTCGACGAGGCCGAGCTGTTCCGCGTCGCGACGCTGTACTGGGTGACGGGCACGATCGGCACGTCGTTCCAGCAGTACTTCGACTGGCCGTTGAACGAGCGACGGCCGCCGATCACCGCACCCGTCGGCGTGCTCCTCAGCAAGGAGCCGTTCCTGCGGGACTACCCGCGCTCGCTGGTCGAGCGCGCCGTCGCCGACCTCCGCTCGTTCGAGGTGCCGGAGACCGGCGGGCACTTCCTGGGCGCGGAGCAGCCGGCGGCGACGGCGGAGGCGATCCGGCGGTTCTTCGGGGCGTTGTGA
- a CDS encoding trypsin-like serine protease → MRKRILAAAIALATLAGLAVGAPALASTGGTADGNTHPDVGLILFYDADGRFRCSATLVSPTVVVTAAHCTSGTLGKTLVTFDSVIAEQPPTPFPVAADPAAGYTAAEITAAGYYSGTAYTHPAYSDFTDKDNWNDVGVIVLDQPVPSFGSGYPQIAPVGTLDAIKTSNLSKTLFTAVGYGTEVRKPETGPQKPQPMTYPLLRRYVEMPGQKLTPQILQTNGNPNDTRGTGGTCFGDSGGPVFLGDRIVAVTSYGYTANCRYLGGYQRLDIPVVDAWLATFGV, encoded by the coding sequence ATGCGTAAACGAATCCTGGCCGCTGCGATCGCGCTGGCCACACTCGCCGGGCTGGCCGTCGGCGCACCCGCCCTCGCCAGCACGGGTGGCACCGCCGACGGGAACACACATCCCGATGTCGGCCTGATCCTGTTCTACGACGCCGACGGGCGGTTCCGGTGCTCGGCGACGCTGGTGTCGCCGACCGTCGTGGTGACCGCCGCGCACTGCACCTCGGGGACGCTCGGCAAGACGCTCGTCACGTTCGACTCCGTGATCGCCGAGCAGCCGCCGACGCCCTTCCCCGTCGCCGCCGACCCGGCCGCCGGCTACACGGCCGCCGAGATCACCGCAGCCGGCTACTACTCCGGAACGGCGTACACCCACCCGGCGTACTCGGACTTCACCGACAAGGACAACTGGAACGACGTCGGCGTCATCGTGCTCGACCAGCCGGTGCCCTCGTTCGGCTCCGGCTACCCGCAGATCGCGCCGGTCGGCACGCTCGACGCCATCAAGACCAGCAACCTCTCGAAGACGCTGTTCACCGCGGTGGGCTACGGCACGGAGGTGCGCAAGCCCGAGACCGGGCCGCAGAAGCCGCAGCCGATGACCTACCCGCTCCTCCGCCGCTACGTGGAGATGCCCGGCCAGAAGCTCACGCCGCAGATCCTGCAGACCAACGGCAACCCGAACGACACCCGCGGGACCGGAGGGACCTGCTTCGGCGACTCGGGCGGCCCCGTGTTCCTCGGCGACAGGATCGTCGCCGTGACGAGCTACGGGTACACCGCGAACTGCCGGTACCTCGGCGGCTACCAGCGACTCGACATCCCCGTGGTCGACGCCTGGCTGGCGACATTCGGGGTGTAG
- a CDS encoding tetratricopeptide repeat protein encodes MTTPPAAQIDDDLQRAIDRGYAERDRDDMAPTIRYFEDLLAAHPGNPVLTYEVAGAYDTAGREAEARVHYEEALRLGLSGEPLRKCLCQYASTLRWLGELDASLATLERARREFPDSDAVRVFEALTLNELGRTDEAVGTLLAVIALHGDATDLGRYAVGLGGLAEWLKAGRPGE; translated from the coding sequence ATGACGACTCCGCCCGCCGCGCAGATCGACGACGACCTCCAGCGCGCGATCGATCGGGGCTACGCCGAACGCGACCGCGACGACATGGCCCCGACGATCCGGTACTTCGAGGACCTCCTGGCCGCACATCCCGGGAATCCGGTGCTGACGTACGAGGTCGCCGGCGCCTACGACACCGCCGGCCGTGAGGCGGAGGCGCGGGTCCACTACGAGGAGGCGTTGCGGCTGGGCCTGTCGGGGGAGCCGCTGCGGAAGTGCCTCTGCCAGTACGCCAGCACCCTGCGCTGGCTCGGGGAGCTCGACGCCTCGCTCGCGACGCTCGAGCGCGCACGACGCGAGTTCCCCGACTCCGACGCGGTGCGCGTCTTCGAGGCCCTCACCCTGAACGAGCTGGGTAGAACCGACGAGGCGGTCGGCACGCTGCTGGCGGTCATCGCGCTGCACGGAGACGCGACCGACCTGGGCCGGTACGCCGTCGGCCTCGGCGGCCTCGCGGAGTGGCTGAAGGCGGGCCGGCCGGGGGAGTGA
- a CDS encoding antibiotic biosynthesis monooxygenase family protein — translation MSTEAAAATRRPAYTSTFIFEIGDLDDDFHRLNDEIAERARAIDGFLGEEAWHNEETGLHAEVYYWADREALNQLVGMDTHRIAKVRNEEWLGAYRVVISEVRSVYGDPTLGLEHRPVDG, via the coding sequence ATGAGCACGGAAGCAGCGGCCGCGACCCGCAGGCCCGCCTACACCTCCACGTTCATCTTCGAGATCGGTGACCTCGACGACGATTTCCACCGCCTCAACGACGAGATCGCGGAGCGGGCCCGCGCGATCGACGGGTTCCTCGGCGAGGAGGCGTGGCACAACGAGGAGACCGGTCTGCACGCCGAGGTCTACTACTGGGCCGACCGGGAGGCCCTGAATCAGCTCGTCGGGATGGACACGCACCGGATCGCCAAGGTGCGGAACGAGGAGTGGCTCGGCGCGTACCGGGTCGTGATCTCCGAGGTGAGGAGCGTCTACGGCGACCCGACGCTCGGCCTGGAGCACCGTCCCGTCGACGGCTGA